Within the Phalacrocorax aristotelis chromosome 13, bGulAri2.1, whole genome shotgun sequence genome, the region GAGAAAGAGGTCCAAGGTAAGGAGACATGAGAATTCTTATTAAAAAGTAGCAGAAGTCCATTTCTTTGTCATGCCACCTAGATCTGTTTGGTTTGAAATAACCCGGAGGGTGGAAGAGCAGGTGTGGATGGGTAGGGAGCTTTGGGCATTAGGGCTCAGCAAGCATCATCCATGGGGATGGAGGGTCACAGCCTGGCCCTCAGGGGACCACACTATCCAGTGGCACCTTTGTGTGGTTTATCCATCTTAGCCCGGTGGAGAAAAAGGTTTACTGAGAAAATCAGTAACTTTTTGGACAAtgaggaggagcagaagagagaggGTGTTGCTGCACCCAGTATCCCTGGAGATATCCCACCTGCGGGAATCCCACTTACGCCAGGCTTTAATCAAGGGGAATTTGGCtcctttcctgctcctgctgttgtGGTCTGTGACAAAGGTGAATTGGAAGGTTTGCAGAAGTGACACGTGCTCCTGCCGGGCATCTTCTCCGAGCAACATGGATTGGAGTATATTTGGATACTGGGGATCAAAGGGAAAGTGGAAAGATGCAATAATCTATAAGACTGAAGCAGCAGGAGTTTAAGACTGTTAAAGAAAACCTTAAAGTCAGGTTAGATAGTTTATTCCTCTGGGGAATCAATTATTCCTCGGGTCatacattattaaaataagaacCATTAGGTTAAGCAACCAAATGCTAAATCCAATTGTTTTCCTATTAGAATAATTCCCAGTATCAATATTAGGAACAAAACAACAGCACTTTTGGAGGATTCTGGCTTATGAATTCATTCTTCTCTTGTGTAATTTCAAGCCATGTGAGAGTTAGAGGAAACAGTTGAGCAATTTAAACCACATGTTTACATCTACTTTGCATAAAATGGATTTGACAAGATGTAACGTCTGCAGATCCATCAACAAAAGCCATTCTTGTTGAACTGTAAATATCCTCCAAGACGCTTTGCAGCCCTGAGAGTTATAAAATACTGCCCAGCTGGGAAATGCGTGCTGTAATAAGAAATAAgtagaaacaaaactgaaacagactttttgggggtggggaggaaatgCAGACTCATTGAATAGTGGAAATACAAATAGTGGAAGTACAAAATGTGCTCGCATTTTGTAcaatttttccagctgtattaaACTGTAGCATCATTTAACACAGGCAATGTGTCATTCCTTCTCAGAAATAAGGTTTGTAAATTGATGAGATTTCTGCAAAGCCAGGCACCCTCCTGAAGTTCCATTGTCACTTTTTGTTTCCAAAGTGCCAGGGAATTGGCAATAAATACCCACCTCTCCATCTCTGTTAATTATTCCAGGTCTGCAAAGCAAGCTGACAGAGCTGACGACGGAGAAGTGCCGGTGAGTAACACCATGTCGGCTCTACCCACGCCATGGCAGGACAGGGGGCGGAGGAGAGGTTACACCACTAATTTTCAGACCTCCCGGGCACTCCTCCGGGGCTGCCTGGTTTAGAGAAAGCATTTTGACTTTCTGGTTCTGCCAAATATAAACCTTTTGGTGGCTTTTGCCATGCAAGTCCCCAGCACAGGTAGGGTTTGGGGTGATCCCAGCCCACCTCCAGTTTACCCTCCCACTAGCAAGTGATGCTTATGCTGGCAGGCACTCGCTCTCTTAGGAAGCAATAAAATGGGATGAAGCAAGCTGCTAACTCCAAGGGTGGGGGTCACAGGGCAGTGTCTGGGCTCTAACGCATTTgtttcctctcctgccacacaaGCAAAAGCAACTCGGCCATACTGGTGTGAGCAGCACAGTGGGCTCAGGGCAGAAATCCTTCCCCTTGACAGGGTGCTGTAGATAAAGGCACAGATTTTGGGGAGAAATCTAATAAACctcttttctttgttctgtttcttcaaTTAGTGATGCTCAGAGAATTGAAGAGTTGTTTACTAAAAATCACCAATTAAGGGAACAACAGAAGGtccttaaagaaaatgtaaaggtGTTAGAAAACAGGtaagatttgtttttcaatAGGGTGCTGTTCTGTGGCAGCAAGTACAGCCTTCTAGGGTTTGCTGTCTTCCCAGAAGTGGGTTATAGCACATGAACCTTTCTTTCACTCATACTtggctgctgggagagctgggggagcCCAGGCACACGCAGAGGAGCTTTCTTAAGCTGATGGTGGTGGGACCTGGATCCTGGGGGGTAGAAGGGCCAGGGCTTCGCTGCACGGGTGATAACCCCTCTCAACAATGCTGGGTGATGGGCTGAGTGTTTACACTTCTctgtggggagggcaggagctTATTTCCCCCATGGGAACTGTGTGGTAACAAGCTGCTGGCCATGGGTTTTCCTCCAGGCTGCGAGCAGGTCTCTGCGACAGATGCATGGTCACCCAGGAGCTGGCAAAGAAGAAGCAGAATGAGTATGAGACCTCCCATTTCCAGAGCCTGCAGCACATCTTCATCCTCAGTATGTACCATCGCCTGCTGTAAGCTTGGCTTTGGCTGAGTATTTGCTCAGTTAATGCCTCTCCCAGACATTTGCATGTGAGCCCTCCCGGTGACTGGGCACCCAGGAGTTGtcgggggtggggagaagggaggcaGCCAATGTGAGCACGGGGACCTTGAAAGATTAGATCTGACCAGGACTGTGGATGACAGCCCACATCCCCACCAAGCAGAGGTAACAACTCACACaaagtggcagagctggggggtgTTGCAGCCCTCCATGCCTCCAGAAAAATGAGAGATGCTCATGCCAAGACCAGCCCCAAGCTGGCCAGGCCATGTCAGCTGCCTGGAAAAAAGATGCATTTGGCACCACAGAAGTAACACTCTAGCGAAGACAGGAAagtcacagcagcagctcagcacgGGTAAATGGAAATCAAGCAACACGTGTGACGGATCTTCTCCAGAGCCTTTGGCAGAGCTCCCAGCACCGCTCAGGCTCGGGGCGTTTTTCCCTGGGGATCTGGCTGGCTCAGGGAGGGTCGTGGGGGTAAAGGAGATAAGGCATTAGGAGGGATGAAGAGGTGCCAGCAGCCCTTGGTTTATCTCCCCTGTTATGCCATTGTTCCCCGAGTGTTGCTTCTGAGCATGAGCAAGCCGACATGGCAGCCCACCCTGCCCAGGAGACTGCTCGCTCACGCTAGCTCCTCACTGCGGTGCCCGGCTGCTGGGTGCTCACAGCTCCCTCTGGCCTTCATCCGATCCCACTCGAGGCCCACAGCCCTTCCCCTAACACAGCACCCACTCATCGGAGGTGGCAGTGGTGCTCACGGGCTGGACGCCGACTGTCCGTCCCACTGTGCTGCAGCCACTGCCCCGTCTGCGTCATGCTCTGCCTCCAAGCTGGATGGGCTGCAAGCAGACCCAAATCCTGACCAAACCCGAGTTGGAAAGTTGCTCCCTTTCATCCTGTATCCCTGAACATGTtttcagagaaggaaggaaattcgGCATCCCTCCAAACGCTGGTGCCATTCCCTCGTCCTTCCTCATGCACCCCAGCAAGAGCACCAGCTCTCTCCTTGCGACACCTGAATCCATGGCACAACTTGTGTCCCTGCAGCTAATGAGACAAACCGCCTGAGGGAGGAGAACAAAACTCTCAAGGAAGAACTGAAGAGGCTCCGGAGCCCAGAGTAAGTGCTCTCCTGGGTTTCATTCATTATGAGGGGTGTTGGCTACATCCAGACCACAGCATCCTCAGGGGTATTTTAGCATCTAATTCCTACAGATTCCTGTAGATGTTAGACACCAAAACACCTGCAATGGTCTCTCAGTTCTTGTTGACCTTTACTCACTCCCCTGTTCAACTGTATCCAAGGATTCAGTTTTTAGGGAACAAGGGTATTCAATACCCTGCCATGGGGGACTGCTCATGGGAAGCAAAGCCCTGGGCTGCTCGCCTGGGCCACAGACCTCAGCCTGGGCTTCTATGGCTTTTCCATGGCATCAGATCCCCTCCTACAGCAGCCAGAGAAGGTCTGCAGGAAGCTGGTTGagttttgggggaaggagagtGACACACAAGGGACCGAGACGGGGTAAGAGGGGGAAGCGATCTGCACCAACAGGTTCATATCCCAGCAGAGCGCTGTGCTGAAAACCAAGTAACCTGCCAGGCTGGCTAATATATACAAATCAGCTCATTCTTCAAAGACTTAAAGTCCAGAGGAATTAGCACTGAGGGATTAGtttagaaatgtgttttctttggagCATAGAAGCACCATCCGCTTAAAGAGAAACTCTCGCTTTTACTCCCTGATGCTTCCCAAGGCCTGAGGAGTTTCAGAGATGTTGGTCAGGCTGGGTTTGCTGAACACCAAGCCCTCCTgctctgttctgctttgctcttcccCTGGGCTGCTGGATAGGAAGATTTCCATCCAAACACCCATGTCCCAGCATCAGGGTCCAGCCAGGACTTTGCCCATGACATAAGCATGAGTCTCTGAGACTCAGTGACTCTCTCACAGTAACCAAAAGCATCAGCCCCACCAGCTCGATATAGTGACAGCTGCCATATCCCTGTGCTGAATCCACCCCTCCATCAGGCTGAAAGTCCAGCCGGGGATGTACAGGTTCTCACAGAGCTTTTGCAATAGCTGCAGTTGGGTTTTGGCTTACCCAACGTCATGGCTTCCTGTGACATTACCCACAGGCAAATGGGGAAATCAGGCCTTGAGCTGTCATGCTGGCTCTGTCCAATGCTCCAAACTGCAGCTGAGCTTGCGATAAGCTGCAATTGGAAGGAGGTGAGTCTGAGGATCCGGTATATccacatacatatatgtataaatgtatatatttatatatcgGGCTCTATAATTCAGAACTCTCAGTACAATGGCTCTCAAACTGGTGATTTCCTTCTCCTGCCCCTTCTCATTCATTCATGTCCTTCTCCTTTCAACAGGGACAGGCCAAAGCCCccaggagtcacctccagagaaAGCAGCTCCACCCCCAACTCCCCCTTGGCTTTACTGTCCCCAGTGAGCAGGAACGCCAGCTGCGAGAAGGCAGCTCACAGGGGAGGAGAAGAAGCCCACCACGATGTTCCAGGCCTCGAGATGGGAGAAGGTCGGTGCTGCTGGCTCCCACTGCCCTCAAGGGACCCAGGGATGGAAAGAGTGACTGAGCTGTGGTGCAAAGCTGCTCTGGGAAAGGGTCTGGAGAGTAAAGATCTGTTGGCAGCTCAGATGGCCATTGCTATGGCCAGAATAGCTTCTGGGGGGAGAAACTGCATGTCAAGGGAGAAACACGCTGCTCTGTGTTAGAGCAAAGGAGTGCTTGAGTACCCTTATTGTAAGGCGAGTGCCATGAAGGTGTGCATCTGCCACCCATTTCATGCAGAGACCATGTCATTGCCTTGCTGCCACCCACACATGCAAGGCAAGGGTACGTTCGTTCAGGTGGTGGCTAGAGCCAGATGGACATTTTGGCTCAAAATCCTCAACAGGAGGTGGTTGGTGCTAGCCAGCAGTGTCCTCGGGAGGCTGCAAGGCTCTGGcacacagcaggccagggcagggcagcctgcAACAGCTCTGTAGGATCGTCACAGTGGCTGATTGTctgtctcccttttttttttttttttccttttcagaaaagccTGCAGGACAGAGAAGCTCGCCAAGCAGTAGGACTTCTCCGAGCACTGTTCTCCAAGAAGTCAGCCTCGCAGAAATTGTGAGTTGCCAGAGGTAGCCTGATGTCCTCAGGCCTTCTTCCCACCAATGTTGTCATCTGAATTGGACTAAGGGGAGTAGACTAGGATAAAGGATTGGTAGGAGGCACTTAGGGAGTAAGATAATTAGCTGGGCTTGGGGTGGTTTGCTATTGCAGGGGCCCAGGAGGACACCTACCAAATGCCAGATGCATCCTCTCTGCAGAAATCTCTACTCACTGCAAGCAAAGCATTCGGAGTTTGGCACAGGCTCCTGTCCCCCTGTCAGATTGCACATCTTTCTTTGCTCCTATATTTATCCTCCATGACAACACATCTACATCCTTGAGTCCTCTGCCCATCACTCTGATTCCTCTCTCAGATGTCTTGCTGGGGAAAGCTCTGAGGAGCAAAGGACCTGGGGAGATTGTGCTGAGCCACATTTCAGTGAGGCTTACCCTGAGTTACAGAGTCTGTTCTCCATTATCTGGGTGAGCAAGAAGCAGGAGCATTGTGAGTGTTGGAAAAGCCTGGAGAACATGTAAACTGTGGGAGTTGTGGGTACCGAGAACAAATACACCGCAGCAGTCCTTCCCAACAGCATCACAGATGTCTCTCCATCTGCAGCATAATGAATATTGGTATTTTCAGAGGGCCTGGCATTCAGTGGTTGCCATTTTGTGCATTGATGCAAGCCTGCCACTTCTTTAAAACACAGAGGGTATGTGTCAGCCAAGGGATGCTGAGTGATATGGTGATATTGGGCACTGGGAGATGAGACTGCAGGACCTGGAGTCCTGTTCTTGGTCGTGGGAATTCAAGCCTACATACACACCCAcacagatgcttctgttttggcaCAGGCTTTGCTTACCTGAACTCCACAGAAAACTTGAAAGAGCAGGTGAAAAAGGGTTTTGGTAAGGCTGCAGGCAGGTTGTGAGGATAATTAATAGGGATCGCAGGGAGGGTTGGTGACATCTCCAGGTGGGCAGGGGAAAGACAAGTCAGAACATGTGGTAAGCCTTTCATGACAGCAGATGGAGATGATGAAGTCCTGGCCTCGCAGCCAGGTACTCCACTAGAAATACACCCATCAAATCAGTGCGTGTCAGAAGCTTGCATGAATGAAGTCCAATGGACTGACATGGGGTCAGGGAATTTGCAGGGTCTTATCTTGGTTAAGCCACTGAAACATGGCTTGGCTTGACTTGGAAGGAGGCATAAGACTTCCTGGGCTACAAATCAGTGCAGCCAGAAAATAGAGTACTGTAGATCCTGCTAGAAAATATGAAGGGGAAATTTCCTGGGAAAACCAATAAAAGTATGGTTGAGCTGTTGACCAGAATTGTATCAAACAGAGCACTTACAAGCTGTCTATCTTGTTCACACTGATGAAGAGCTGCATCTCTGCTCGATGGGGCTCCCCTCAGCCATGAGCTGCCTGGGGTGCACAGCAGAACAGCTCACCTGGACtttctcccctctgctgcaggcatCCCAGAGGATCGCCAACCAGCTGCATGGAACCATTGCGCTGGTGAGACCCGGCTCCAGACCTTGCCTcctggaaaaaagtcctttgagGGCAGCAGTGTCCCCACCGGCAAGGAAggctcctctcctgccagagcaTGAGCACAGCCCCATCCTTGAGGCGTGAGTTACCTGCTCCTGGGTTGTGGTGTGGGCCTCATCCATGGGCCGTTGCAGCTGTCCCACTTGCAGACTGCGATAAGATGGCCGGTATTTGCTGTATCTGCCCACCTTCTCTAGACTTCTCCCACAGCCTTGGGGAAGGGGGTCTCCCAGTTTACACCAGCAAAAAATGACTGGAATCCAGTCTGACGAGATCAGCCTCTAGTTACTCCAGCTTTGTCAGTCAGACCCATAAAGCGAACTGTGTGCCCCCACCTCCAGCTGGGAGGAAAAGGACTTGCCTCAATCCCTGGTCCTCCTTATCTATTCTAATGGGCTTTTCTGCAGGGCTCAGCACTTCCCCAGGCTTATCCTCCCCATTGATTTCAGAAGCACAGAGTCCTGAGCAAAGCCAGTAAGTTCACCTGTAGAGACAGCGAGTTTCCCAGAGTGGGAGTAGATCTGCCAAGCAATCCCGGGAAGCTTGCATACACGGAAGCTGCCAAATAACCAGCAATAACAGGGACTTGGTTTGCAGGGCAGGTTCATGCACCATACCGACCTCCTCAGCATAGCTGTAAAAATCTCTCATTGAGTGACTTTAGGAGATGGTGGGCTGTTTTTCTGTCCTGGAGGTCTTCCAGCCCACCAAGGCACTAAGAAAGCCCAGTGTGAGGTAGTTAAGGATGCTTCTGGCTGTAAGGCATGGATTGACAAGTGACttctcagcagcagtgctgacaGAGGGGGTCACTGCATCCCCCTCGCTCAACCCCCTGCCTGGAGCTGCCGTGGCCCAGGGACAGGACAGTGCTGTTGGATGGTGGGATGGTGATAGCTTCCTGTGGCGTGTGCAGTGCGGAGaccctctgccagctgcctgaCCCCCGTGGCCACCGGGACACTCCTCCCCAACACAGCACCTGAAGGCAAGTGTGATGCATGTGTCAAGAGCTGCAACAGGCAACAGGGCACAGGGAGCAGGAGAGACCACCACAtcacctgcaggagctgggaaatAACATGAAAATTCTCTAATTAATGTGACcttctcttcctgcttcttTTAGTTATTTAACAGCAAGTAAACCGGACTCCCCCAAGGCTGTTACATCCTATGAAAACCTAAAACTGACTGCCCggagagagcagctctgcctcctccacAAGCATCTTTCCCTGCACCAGCGGGGGCTGGCAAACAACTGTGCTTTGGCTGACCAGGACGGTGGCAGCTTCTCCAGCCATTTGCTCAGGGCCAAAGATGCCGATGGCAGGACACGGTTGCGTGACGGCTGGGAAGAACATGCAGCCTTGCTGAAGCTCCCTGCTGCCATGGTGTACGTGAGGGACCAGCACCTGGAGGAGAAGCTGCACCTCCTCAAGCACAGGGAGCGGCTGCAGCACATCCTCATGCAGCAGCGCCAGCCAGGCCAGCGGGCAGATGGAGAGCCAAACCTTGCATCCGAGGAGCGGCCCCTCTCCCCGTGGCCGAACATCACGCCAGGATGCAAGGAGGAAAGATCCTTCCTGGAGGACACGGCAGataggaaggaagagaaggagtTTTGGCTGAGCCAGGACAGCTCCGAGCTCCAAGAAAAGGTGAAGGCAGCAAGGGATGATGGTGCAGACATGCCACTGGATCTGTCGGACTCTGGCCGTGGCAGGGAAACAGGCTGGCACAGCCACCGGGAGCTGCAGGCTGCCGGCAGCCCACGGC harbors:
- the RBBP8NL gene encoding RBBP8 N-terminal-like protein; the encoded protein is MTTESFAEFLNKLKEIHEKEVQGLQSKLTELTTEKCRDAQRIEELFTKNHQLREQQKVLKENVKVLENRLRAGLCDRCMVTQELAKKKQNEYETSHFQSLQHIFILTNETNRLREENKTLKEELKRLRSPEDRPKPPGVTSRESSSTPNSPLALLSPVSRNASCEKAAHRGGEEAHHDVPGLEMGEEKPAGQRSSPSSRTSPSTVLQEVSLAEIASQRIANQLHGTIALVRPGSRPCLLEKSPLRAAVSPPARKAPLLPEHEHSPILEAYLTASKPDSPKAVTSYENLKLTARREQLCLLHKHLSLHQRGLANNCALADQDGGSFSSHLLRAKDADGRTRLRDGWEEHAALLKLPAAMVYVRDQHLEEKLHLLKHRERLQHILMQQRQPGQRADGEPNLASEERPLSPWPNITPGCKEERSFLEDTADRKEEKEFWLSQDSSELQEKVKAARDDGADMPLDLSDSGRGRETGWHSHRELQAAGSPRLSPGESPAVPAACGPCGRHRAEQDDLHFPYCWPNATRALPAAVKEEEEEEEEEEEAAVLALSRAHPTNNSTPSNPEALPETGVRLAVNAQKGEADDNDAESGKQESDEPDSTDSEVAAPYEDDILQEVQVDGKYFCNKDKAHVLQKKRKRGQDPWTKGAKKSIRGRKKVKVEECSAGIMKEPENCSTSHNTTSEES